The DNA window AATTATACTTACATGAGCTACTATTTTTCTCAAGATTTTTAAATAGGAAGGATATAAAAGTAGAAACAATAAGAATTTTCTTTATCCTCTTTTTTCATCcacataacaaaaataattatatttaaataaacagtaAAAAGAAGAGGAAATTATAAAAGTAAATAACGAAATATTATATTGATTCTAAAAACAAATTATTACATAAAACTATTGACAAAATGTTTAAATAATTGATACATAGATTAAATTGAGTTAAGGACCTGCAACATAAATTAGAGTCATTAGCCTGCAACATAAATCAAAAGACAGTTAAAATATAAGTGAGAactaagaaaaaataataaaaatatcaacacaaaagaaaaagaagatctCAATTTCATACGGATTGTGATGGTAGATAAGacctatttatatttaatatttttttaataaataaagaaATTGAACAGAGGTTAACAAAAACATTTAATGGGTTACCGTTTTACTATCAATATAACTTATTATAAGAGTTACAAATAATACTTTTAAGCATAACTTTAATTTGTCATCGttataattaaaatatgtttattgtttattatttctaatttgaacacatgtttttaattttttattatagaaacaaaagatgaaaattaacaaaaaaaattatttgagagTAGCattgcttttttattttttatttttattgagtaGTAACTAAAaatgctgtttttttttctttaatgttTATATATAATCAACTAccactattaatttttttattttgattaaaaaagtTAGATAATAAGATATTACATTACAATTAACTTTTAATAAAaagtaatattaatatttttttataaaaagtaaaATGAACATGATATTTTTTACTTTATATTTGTCAAAACTGATTTTTATATGTAACTTTCAGTTTTTTTTATCTCTATCTCTTTATCAAAAATGttgtaaaaactaaaaaaaaatcatttaaaaaatatatcataagattactatttttatatgttatttgtgtaatattatttattttttaatctctaataaaatatattaaaaaaatattaaatatgacgGTATTATTAATCTATTCAAAtctctcattttttatttttttctgttaTTCTATTTCATTTTTCCTATTCCATAATCACCTACCATTAATTAGACCTTTTATTCCATCAGttataaaatttatttgcacatttaattgattttcaattttattcACCGACTACTCTTATTCATTTTAAGacgacctttaatttcatttcttCAGTTACAAAATTCATTTACACATTAAATGgattttcattttattctttcATTCTTTATTCTTCGATTCTATATATTCTTTCTCATCTTTCctacatttttatttataaatttcaatAAATTGGATGTTATTGAATagacataaaataaaagaaataaaaaattatagaaataaattgaaattaaattatttttatgattattttaaatattaattctaaaaattattaaaaatcttgTAATGTATAAttatattcttttaatttattgttattattattattattattattattattattattattattattattattattattattattattacatattacctaaacataaatttttaatttatattaaaaacaatGATTTTTTCAACTGGGAAAAGAGATAAGCTTTTTTTTTATTCGTAGGGATATTTAATCAATTAGGTcgaaattgttttaaaaataaattatggaattattatttattatatatgttgttattattattattattattattattattattattattaataatggtgagtcaatattatattattattattattattataattattattattataattataattattataattattattattataattattattttttattgtagggaccaaatagtaatattataattattatatttattaatacttttattatatatttttaattattgtagGGACAAAATAGTAAATAGCAGAATTACGATTTTATCAAGAAttgttgtcatatttttattttttattaatgatatttatttttgtctagtaaaataattaaatttttgtcGTAGTAATTAATatgatttgtttattttattatcaaaattataataattattattaataaggaAGTGATGCATTTGATCTTATtatcaattataattattattaataataagtaAGTGATCCATCTTAATTAAGAATAATAATGTTCATTTTtatcaattataataattattattcatgacTAAGTGATCCattttgatcttttttttttttggaccaATGATCCATTTTGATCTTAtatcaattataataataataataattattattaataagtaagttttattattattaacaatgaTCAAACTGCTTTGGAACTTACACATGAAGGCAAATAAGCTTTGGATCCGGTGGATAGGAGCTTATTATTTGAAAGGTGTAGCCATTATGCAATGGCAAGTGAGTAAATCACATTCATGGATGATTAAAAGTATAACAAAGATGAGAGATCTGGCTGTGACTAGTGATTATTGGGGTAAGAGCATACAGCAACAGAAATTCAGAACTGGTGACATGTATGGGGAAATTCGGGACAATGGCATTCCAGTCGATTGGAGGAAAAGTTTCTTCCATAACTTTGCTAGGCCTCGCGCATGTTTTGTCCTGTGGCTTGCTTTGAGGAACCGGTTACCCACGAAGGATAGACTTGAGAAAATCCAAGTGATAACCGATGGTTTATGTAGCTTTTGTGGCCAAACTGAAAGTATAAATCATCTATTCTTTACCTGCAGGTATACTCATGGTATTTGGCAAAAACTTCTCACGTGGCTTGGATACAATAGGACTAGTGGAGACTGGACACAAGAAAGTAGATGGTTCAGTCTGGAAACAAATAAGAAGGGATGGAAGAGAAAGCTGCTCAAAATGACTATGGCAGAGTTGATATACCATGTATGGCAAGAACGAAATGGTCTGATTTTCAACAAGCAACCTATGGGGGATGATCCTGTCAAACAAATTCAATATTTAGTGGTTAACCGAGCATACCATAGGAAAGAGCTTAAGGGCCATGTGAAATTAGATACTTTGAATATTTGCTAATTTAGTTGATGTAAGGTCTGTTGATTGTTTGGTTGCCTGGATCTAAGGATCGGCTTTGTAACTTCTTATTTTGGgtaataaaaaatttcttttactCCAAAAAAAGTAAGTGATTCATATTAATTAAGAATAATAATGTTCATTTTTTAAAACCAATGAATAATAACGTCTCATTTATAAAGCAATAAGTTTTAGAAAAAATTTAATGACAAATTTTTTAAgagttaaatttaaaaataaaataaaagtgcatagaaaataaattttatttaatgaaataaataacATTTATAGATTTCAAGTATTTGTTGTAggattttatcaaatatttttttatatactatacaataaattattttcatgTAATAGGTATTTTAATCCAATTTCTTAACAAAATAAACACAAAATTTACATAAGTTATAAGTTAAAGAATATAATCATTTTTAatacaataaatttaaaaaatgaataaatttttttaatataatttaataaaaacatCTTCAACACTATAAATTAATTATAGTAATAAGGAGTTAAAGAGatgaaaaaaaaagtatttaattataatatgagTTATAGAGGTAgtaacattttttaaaatgtgttaattatgatataaattataaaaattaatgatATTTAATAGTCAGTTATTTTTGTATGCAAAATTTATTTGACTTACATTTAAAAGAAATATAGAATTgtatgtaatatttaataaatttgagCAGTGAACatagaattttataaaatatattattgtataaaatataataattattaaaatatataaatatataaaatattatacaaGTAGcatataaaaatagaaattttacaatatttgtttttaaataatttctttttaGTTTTCACAATATCTTTACtgaagagatagagagagataaaaatttgaatattacatataaaaataattttgacaaatataaagtaaaaaataccataatcattttaattttttataaaaaatattaatattattttttattaaatgttaattgtaatgtaatattttattacctagtttttttaatcaaaacaaaaaagattTAATAGTGGTAGTTGAttatattgttataattatttttattatttattattattatttttaatagtgttaGTAGAATtttatatcattattattattatttttaatagtgttagtagaatattatattattagttaTTTGTTATATGTTATTAATGTAAAATTAAGAAATATTAATAATACTTTTTATTAAAAGTTAATTGTAATGTAGTATCTTATCacctaatttttttaatcaaaataaaaaagatttattAGTGGTAGCtaattatattgttgttgttattattattattattattattattattattattattattattattattattattattgttattgttattaatattattattattattatttttaatagtgatagttaattatattattattattttaatagtgttagtaaaatattatattattattatttttaatagtgttaataaaatattatatattttttaatagtgttagtaaaatattatattattattattagttatttggtattaatgtaaaattaattttaaaaaatagaattagAGTTGATGATAGAGTTGCTATGAAGAGGACATGTGTTTAGAAATGATGTTAGAGTATCTATCAACATGACATGTGtttagggttgtcatcatgacaaccttagatttatattaagtagataataATGAAACTAACTATCTACATAATATTTAAGCGTTAGTATTTTACTATATGTCAAAATATGTAATGTTCTTTGGAATGCATACCGTGAGTTTATAGTTCCTCCAATCCACGTTTGGAATGCTATCAACCAAAGTGATGAAGTTTGTTGATAGCAAAGTTGCAAACAACTGTTTGGTTTTGATGATCACCATACCTGGTATCCAACGACATATAGTGAAGTTATTATCTCTTGAAGATAGCTTAAGCGGTTGAAAATGCTCTCAAATGTTTATCAAACTATCTATTTGAAGATGTTCTTGCTCATATGCATAGAAGATCAAGTCCATCTCTTTGAAGTCATCTCTACCATTCAATAATAATCAAGTGAAAATTTTGTTTCAAGATTCTCTAGTGACTTGGTCTCTCAACTTTCGGATGATGGTAATCAACTTGAAGACATCTCAAGTCTCACCAAGCTAGAAGATTCAAGGCTCTTGTGTGATGTTAAAATCAAAGATAATGATGCAAAGACTTGAAACTTGAGAGTTGTGAACGAGAGAAAGTGTAAAATTTGTTTGGTTGTCTCTGTCTTAATGACCAATGTATTGTAAAGACACAAGATTATTTTTGGAATTACTAAGGCAAGATCACACACGCACTCAAAAGCTTTGAGAAATctctcttattttattaaaaccatCTAGAACTATTTTTAAGGTCTAGTTAATTGAGTAAGGGAACCATCTGATCAATTGGAAGCCTTGTTACAAAGGATAATTGATTAGAGCATCAATTGGAAGGATTCTCTTAAAGATCACAAGTATACGGTGTGTATtagagtaatataaaagattgtcgaactCATAAAGACCTAATGGTCAATCTATCATTTTTTATTGTTACAACATTTACCTAAGGCTATCTTAGAAGGTTTGGAAtaagcaaaacaaaataaaataataactttaAATAAATTCAGGAAAATAATATTGGAATGTGGCTTTCATCGAACAACAATACTCTTATTATCTCTAATTAGGATTACTTACGGGGTAATATTTTCTACCTTGAAAAAGAATTAATTGAACAAGAACTGTCGCTCTCTCGTATTCGAAACAAAATTTTACTCTTTAATCTTTACCGTGGTTGTCACATTCCACAATTGCGTACTGCGTTAAAGTGGTAAATCCTTTTTTAAGAAGTTAAACCTTTTACTTAGTTGAAAAGTAGTTTTGATTGGAAAGTTTAACTTAAAAGGGTTCTCGGATTTGCTCGGATAACCGGATCCTAAATCTATAAACGCACCcgctaatagtttcaaaatcacTTTCTAGAAATATTAAGCTCTTCTAATTAATTAACAAAGTGCTTCCGCGGTATTTATTAACcaataaaaaaccaatttttcTCTTTATCATCAGTCGACTTTCGATCTTACCCGCCATGTTCACGATTCTACTTTTGTAGtaaccaatcaaattaagttcagaaaaattatattaaaaccaAAACAACCCTTAATTGTAATCCTAAAGAAACAACATAAAGAGTACCATCAAATCGACGGTCCTCACATTCCAATACTTAAGAAATTAGCTTGACATAATTATGGTAAAAATAAAGGCTTTTGTTTGAAAGACGGAATTAAACATGCTGATAAATAAAAGATCATGTGATAAAATAAGTGTGCGAAATAAATTAAAGAAGACAGAATATAAATAATATTGAATTAAATAAGAACTTGCTCCAAATGGAGGCTTGAATTTGGTACAATGGAAATAAACTTCGATGGGATGTAAATGGCAGAAATAAACTTCGACAGAATGTAAATGCGGGAAGATAAATCATTTCAAAATAAAGGTGCTCCAAAcccgacaacaacaacaatacgaTAATCCTTTGATGTGAAGAATTAAAGCCTTTTGAATATGAATTTATGCCTAAGTTGTACTAAGTTTGGATGAatcaaaaagtgaaaagaaactactatttATAATACTTAGAAACCCTAA is part of the Vicia villosa cultivar HV-30 ecotype Madison, WI linkage group LG2, Vvil1.0, whole genome shotgun sequence genome and encodes:
- the LOC131650651 gene encoding uncharacterized protein LOC131650651, which translates into the protein MRDLAVTSDYWGKSIQQQKFRTGDMYGEIRDNGIPVDWRKSFFHNFARPRACFVLWLALRNRLPTKDRLEKIQVITDGLCSFCGQTESINHLFFTCRYTHGIWQKLLTWLGYNRTSGDWTQESRWFSLETNKKGWKRKLLKMTMAELIYHVWQERNGLIFNKQPMGDDPVKQIQYLVVNRAYHRKELKGHVKLDTLNIC